From the genome of Pseudomonas sp. AB6, one region includes:
- a CDS encoding Ig-like domain-containing protein — protein MLFDGAVAATVVDAAHPATVAAKAPATDATTHPQSDATLTPTPVAVPGQAVVFVDSRVKDFDSLLKGVAPGTQVVELQADKDGLQQIADYLDTHQNISTVEIIAHGNSGDLWLGGTYLSADNVAARSDVLAQIGKDINVGGDILIYACNTAEGATGVSFVDSLAQYTGRDIAASTNRTGLGGDWTLEMTTGSIESQNVLSTQSMADYQYGLATFTVTSNSDTGAGTLRQALLSSVAGDIVLFQNSMTIALNSTLEITKNLTIDGDVNSDGIADVTISGQNKLRVLKVDAGVTATLDGLIITKGMLAGTGGNVDLSAPSQLGGGIYNMGILTLDNVTVTGNAATGGGGGGGAANGGGGGGGGGAAMYTQGMAGIGGHGGSSGNYAGNAGGISTGGNGGAYSGTYLGGRGGTLSAGGIGGPTSVSGGPTNGPYSDYSTGGHGGLASNGTTSIGAGGGGSGFDSTGGAGGSATGGIYNASSGTLKIIGTSVISNNLGAGGGGGGGGGAGPQSVSSNGGAAGKGVGGIWNEGVLLITSANYAAMSANAGGNGAGGPALTGATGASVATVDNNIYTDTAGGATQNLTYAATPSATIAMASSTFRISTNSTVTITFNEAVTGFTNADLTVGNGTLSTVSSVDGGTTWTATFTPNAGVTSSTNHIVLDNTGVQSGSPSTTGIGTSTSASYTIDTVRPTATVVVSNSALNIGGAATVNFTFSEAVSGFTDTDATASNGTLSNFVSTDSSHWSATLTPVLGATRASNVVTLNNALYNDLAGNSGTGLTTSNNYAVDTVRPTALIAVFDNAQNIGSTSEVSITFSEAVTGFTNADLTAADGTLTSVNSADGGITWTATFTPSASVSHTGDVITLNNSGISDTASNAGSGTTTSNTYSVDTVRPTETIVFGNTTLGIGQTSAVTITFSEAVTGFTNADLTVSNGTLSAVTSADRGVTWTATFTPTANIVSTSNHIVLANTDVADLAGNAGSGTTTSNNVDIDGVRPTASIVVANNSIAIGQTSLVTITFSEAVTGFTNADLTISNGTLSSVSSSDGGLTYDATFTPNANITNAAAHITLDNTGCADTAGNIGTGTTLSNSYAIDTQRPTATIALANTSINGGGTSLVTITFSEAVSGFTNADLTIANGTLSNVTSSDSITWTATFTPTAGIVAGTNAVTLANTGVADLAGNAGSGTTSSSNFTIDTVLPTATIVVASNALKIGDTSAVTISFSEMVSGFTNADLTISNGTLSSVSSSDGGLTYDATFTPTTNITNAASHITLDNTGVQAASSGNAGTGTTLSNSYAIDTQRPTASIVVANNNLAIGQNSLVTITFSEAVTSFTNADLTINNGTLSSVSSSDGGVTWTATLTPTAGITQGSNAITLANSGVNDLVGNAGAGTTQSNLYAIDSQRPTAIIVVAHPSLIAGQTSLVTITFSEAVNGFDNSDLSVPNGTLSAVSSSDGGTTWTATLTPTTRIANTSNIISLNNTGVTDLAGNAGNGITSSGNFTVDTVLPTSTIVVANSALNVGHTSTVTITFSEAVSDFSNADLAVANGSLSNVTSGDGGITWTATLTPTSAVTHSSNVIALNNSMVHGASGNAGNGTTASNNYAIDTAPPTSSIVVANSSLAIGQTSAVTITFTEAVTGFNLSDMTVANGALSNLATADSGKTWTATLTPTASLTSASNLIGLDNSRVTDLAGNVGAGITRSNNYVVDGDRPTASIVIANPALTTGQTTLVTFTFSEKVRNFDLSELSVTNGTLSNLVTADGGKTWTATLTPTANIVDPSNVVTLDTGKVSDLLGNAGSGFANSNNYGVTTVSTNGNPLFRSGEPLAAPSLPNVPLQPIIFTSPTGNLGTPLTFAPLFEQRTTGGDLPPVGSIFISNGAPAPSFIAGVFGADSINSSKGAGFLGFGGGEGGVFGNSTLSTLFNHESTTGFSHDAFDIQQTKDQKDTGKGASSFFGAPTLGQQLQQIKDTEQRQIHDLAWALQQVGISEMQA, from the coding sequence ATGCTGTTCGACGGCGCCGTGGCGGCTACCGTTGTTGATGCCGCTCACCCAGCGACTGTTGCAGCGAAAGCGCCGGCCACCGACGCCACCACTCACCCGCAATCCGATGCCACGCTGACCCCGACACCAGTTGCCGTGCCCGGCCAGGCGGTGGTGTTTGTCGACTCACGAGTCAAGGATTTCGACAGCCTGCTCAAGGGCGTCGCGCCCGGCACCCAAGTGGTCGAATTGCAGGCCGACAAGGACGGTTTGCAGCAGATCGCCGATTATCTGGACACCCACCAAAACATCAGCACCGTGGAAATTATCGCTCACGGTAATTCGGGCGATCTGTGGCTGGGTGGCACGTACCTGTCGGCCGACAACGTCGCCGCGCGCAGCGACGTGTTGGCGCAAATCGGCAAGGACATAAATGTCGGCGGCGACATTCTAATCTACGCCTGCAACACCGCCGAAGGCGCAACCGGCGTCAGCTTTGTCGATTCCCTGGCTCAGTACACCGGGCGTGACATCGCCGCGTCGACTAACCGAACTGGCCTGGGTGGCGACTGGACCCTGGAAATGACCACAGGCAGCATCGAAAGCCAGAACGTACTGTCGACGCAGTCGATGGCGGATTATCAGTACGGCCTAGCGACCTTCACGGTTACCAGTAACTCCGACACGGGTGCTGGCACCCTGCGTCAGGCTCTGCTCAGTTCGGTGGCGGGCGATATCGTGTTGTTCCAAAACAGCATGACGATCGCCCTGAACTCGACGTTGGAGATCACCAAGAACCTGACCATTGATGGCGACGTGAACAGCGACGGTATTGCCGATGTCACCATCAGCGGTCAGAACAAGCTCCGGGTGCTCAAGGTCGATGCCGGGGTCACTGCGACGCTGGATGGCTTGATCATCACCAAAGGAATGCTAGCGGGCACGGGTGGTAACGTTGACCTAAGCGCTCCTTCGCAGTTGGGCGGCGGCATTTACAACATGGGCATCCTGACGCTGGATAACGTCACCGTGACTGGCAACGCTGCTACGGGCGGCGGCGGTGGGGGCGGGGCGGCTAACGGTGGTGGCGGTGGCGGTGGCGGTGGCGCCGCAATGTACACGCAGGGCATGGCGGGGATCGGTGGCCATGGTGGCTCCTCCGGAAACTACGCGGGTAACGCTGGCGGCATAAGCACGGGTGGTAACGGCGGTGCCTACAGTGGTACTTATCTGGGCGGTCGTGGCGGCACCCTTAGCGCAGGGGGCATCGGCGGCCCCACTTCTGTCTCTGGCGGCCCGACAAACGGGCCCTACTCCGACTACAGTACCGGCGGCCACGGCGGCCTTGCCTCAAATGGCACGACGTCCATTGGCGCTGGCGGCGGTGGCTCTGGTTTTGACTCCACCGGCGGGGCGGGTGGTTCGGCGACCGGTGGTATCTACAACGCAAGCAGCGGCACGCTGAAAATTATAGGGACCTCGGTGATTTCCAATAACCTGGGAGCGGGTGGTGGCGGCGGCGGCGGCGGCGGTGCGGGTCCTCAAAGTGTGAGTTCCAACGGTGGCGCAGCCGGTAAGGGCGTAGGCGGCATCTGGAACGAAGGCGTGTTGCTAATCACGTCGGCCAACTACGCGGCGATGAGCGCAAACGCCGGAGGCAATGGTGCCGGTGGGCCGGCATTAACCGGTGCTACCGGCGCCTCCGTGGCTACGGTGGACAATAATATCTACACCGACACCGCTGGAGGCGCCACTCAAAACCTCACCTATGCCGCGACTCCAAGCGCGACCATTGCGATGGCATCATCCACTTTCCGGATCAGCACCAACTCGACGGTGACCATCACCTTCAACGAAGCGGTGACCGGTTTCACCAACGCGGACTTGACCGTGGGCAACGGCACGCTGAGCACCGTGAGCAGCGTCGACGGTGGCACTACCTGGACCGCAACCTTTACTCCCAATGCAGGCGTCACCAGTTCAACCAACCACATTGTCTTGGACAACACCGGCGTGCAGAGCGGCTCGCCGAGCACGACTGGGATTGGTACCAGCACCTCGGCCAGCTATACCATAGACACCGTCAGGCCGACGGCGACCGTCGTGGTCAGCAACAGCGCGTTGAATATTGGGGGCGCCGCCACGGTAAACTTTACGTTCAGCGAAGCGGTGAGTGGCTTTACGGACACCGACGCAACGGCGTCCAACGGTACTCTGAGCAACTTTGTCAGCACGGATAGCAGCCACTGGAGCGCGACGCTTACCCCGGTCCTGGGTGCCACCCGTGCCAGCAACGTGGTGACCCTGAACAACGCCCTCTACAACGATCTCGCGGGTAATTCGGGCACAGGTCTGACGACGTCCAATAACTACGCCGTCGATACCGTACGGCCGACCGCTCTCATTGCGGTGTTCGACAATGCGCAGAACATTGGCAGCACCTCGGAAGTGAGCATCACCTTCAGCGAAGCGGTCACCGGGTTCACCAACGCCGATCTGACGGCGGCCGATGGCACATTGACCTCTGTGAACAGCGCCGACGGCGGTATCACCTGGACCGCGACCTTTACCCCATCCGCGTCGGTTTCACACACCGGCGACGTGATCACCTTGAATAACTCAGGGATTAGTGACACAGCGAGCAATGCGGGTAGCGGCACCACCACCTCGAATACCTATAGTGTCGATACGGTGCGGCCAACGGAGACTATCGTGTTCGGCAATACCACCCTGGGTATCGGCCAGACGTCTGCGGTGACCATCACCTTTAGCGAAGCGGTGACCGGCTTCACCAACGCCGACCTGACCGTAAGCAACGGCACCCTGAGTGCGGTAACCAGCGCCGACAGAGGCGTGACTTGGACCGCGACTTTTACCCCGACGGCGAACATTGTCAGTACCAGCAACCATATCGTTTTAGCCAATACCGACGTGGCTGACCTGGCGGGTAACGCCGGCAGCGGCACGACCACCTCCAACAACGTGGACATCGACGGCGTGCGCCCGACCGCGTCCATTGTGGTCGCCAATAACAGCATAGCGATCGGCCAGACCTCGCTGGTGACCATCACCTTCAGTGAAGCAGTGACCGGCTTCACCAATGCCGACCTGACCATCAGCAACGGTACGTTAAGCTCGGTAAGCTCCAGCGACGGTGGCCTCACCTATGATGCGACGTTTACGCCGAACGCTAACATTACGAATGCTGCCGCTCACATTACGCTGGACAACACCGGTTGCGCTGACACGGCGGGCAACATCGGGACCGGCACCACCCTTTCCAACAGCTACGCCATCGACACCCAGCGTCCGACCGCGACCATCGCGTTGGCCAATACCAGTATTAACGGCGGTGGCACCTCGTTGGTGACCATCACCTTCTCCGAAGCAGTGAGTGGGTTCACCAATGCCGACTTGACCATTGCCAACGGCACGTTGAGCAACGTGACGTCCAGCGACAGCATTACCTGGACCGCGACTTTCACCCCGACGGCAGGTATTGTCGCGGGCACCAACGCGGTGACCCTGGCCAACACTGGTGTAGCCGACTTGGCCGGCAATGCCGGCAGCGGCACTACCAGTTCGAGCAACTTCACCATCGATACCGTGCTGCCAACGGCGACCATTGTGGTGGCAAGCAACGCGCTGAAAATTGGCGATACCTCGGCCGTGACTATCAGTTTCAGCGAAATGGTGAGCGGCTTCACCAATGCCGACCTGACCATCAGCAACGGTACGTTAAGCTCGGTAAGCTCCAGCGACGGTGGCCTCACCTACGATGCGACGTTTACGCCGACCACCAACATCACCAACGCTGCCAGTCATATCACCTTGGATAACACTGGGGTTCAGGCTGCCAGTTCGGGCAACGCCGGCACCGGCACCACCCTTTCCAACAGTTACGCTATCGATACTCAGCGTCCGACTGCGTCGATTGTGGTCGCCAACAACAACCTGGCGATCGGTCAGAACTCGCTGGTAACTATCACCTTCTCCGAAGCGGTGACCAGTTTTACCAACGCCGATTTGACCATTAACAACGGCACCCTGAGCAGCGTCAGCAGCAGCGACGGCGGTGTTACCTGGACCGCGACGCTTACGCCCACGGCTGGCATCACTCAGGGCAGCAACGCCATTACGCTCGCCAACAGTGGCGTTAACGACTTGGTTGGTAACGCCGGTGCGGGCACTACCCAGTCGAACCTGTACGCCATCGACAGTCAGCGCCCGACCGCAATCATTGTGGTGGCCCATCCAAGCTTGATCGCGGGGCAAACTTCGCTGGTGACTATCACCTTTAGCGAGGCGGTGAACGGTTTTGATAACTCGGACTTAAGCGTGCCCAACGGCACCTTGAGCGCGGTGAGCAGCAGCGACGGTGGCACTACTTGGACGGCCACGTTGACGCCGACCACCCGCATCGCCAACACCAGTAATATCATCAGCCTGAACAATACCGGTGTGACCGATCTGGCGGGCAATGCCGGCAACGGCATTACCAGTTCGGGCAACTTCACCGTCGATACCGTGCTGCCGACGTCGACCATCGTGGTCGCGAACAGCGCACTTAACGTCGGTCATACCTCGACAGTGACCATCACCTTCAGTGAAGCTGTCAGTGATTTCAGCAATGCTGACTTGGCCGTCGCCAATGGTTCGTTGAGCAACGTGACCAGCGGCGACGGCGGTATTACCTGGACCGCGACGTTGACGCCAACCAGCGCTGTTACTCACAGCAGCAACGTCATCGCCCTGAACAACAGCATGGTGCACGGTGCTTCGGGCAATGCGGGCAATGGCACCACCGCCTCCAACAATTACGCCATCGACACGGCCCCGCCGACCTCAAGCATTGTGGTGGCCAACAGTTCGTTAGCGATCGGCCAGACCTCTGCCGTGACCATTACCTTCACCGAAGCAGTGACCGGTTTTAATCTTTCGGATATGACGGTTGCCAATGGCGCGCTGTCCAACCTGGCCACTGCCGACAGCGGCAAGACCTGGACCGCGACCTTGACGCCGACCGCCAGCCTGACTAGCGCCAGCAACCTGATCGGGCTCGACAACAGCCGCGTGACGGATTTGGCCGGCAACGTTGGGGCTGGCATCACGCGATCCAACAACTACGTAGTCGACGGCGACCGGCCAACGGCGTCCATCGTCATTGCCAACCCGGCGCTGACCACCGGGCAGACGACACTGGTGACCTTTACCTTCAGCGAAAAAGTCCGCAATTTCGACTTGTCCGAGCTGAGCGTGACCAACGGCACGTTGTCCAACCTGGTCACGGCTGACGGCGGCAAGACTTGGACCGCGACCCTGACGCCAACGGCGAACATCGTCGACCCGAGTAACGTGGTCACCCTCGACACCGGCAAAGTCTCCGACCTATTGGGTAACGCCGGATCTGGTTTTGCTAACTCCAATAACTATGGCGTTACCACAGTCTCGACTAACGGTAATCCGCTGTTCCGAAGCGGTGAGCCATTAGCGGCGCCAAGCCTGCCAAACGTCCCGCTGCAACCAATCATATTTACCTCGCCTACCGGTAATTTGGGGACGCCGCTGACCTTCGCCCCTTTGTTCGAGCAGCGCACGACAGGTGGGGACCTGCCGCCGGTGGGCAGCATTTTCATCAGCAACGGAGCACCAGCCCCAAGCTTTATAGCTGGGGTGTTTGGCGCTGACAGCATCAATAGCAGCAAAGGGGCGGGTTTTCTCGGCTTTGGCGGGGGCGAAGGTGGCGTGTTTGGCAACAGCACGTTGTCGACCCTGTTCAATCATGAGTCGACCACGGGTTTTTCTCACGATGCATTCGACATCCAGCAGACGAAAGATCAAAAGGACACGGGGAAAGGGGCGAGCAGTTTTTTTGGCGCACCGACCCTAGGCCAGCAATTACAACAGATAAAAGATACCGAGCAACGGCAGATCCATGATCTCGCTTGGGCTTTGCAGCAGGTTGGCATCAGCGAAATGCAGGCCTGA
- a CDS encoding TolC family protein, whose amino-acid sequence MNRSQKLVSAGLLALMVSGCAVTSDPIERSVSEQRAKTDLQNMYKDQEPLSGPLTLHQAMARAVKYNLEGRLKIMEEALANRQLDLASFDMLPRMAVSAGYAGRTNTSASSSQSVSTGTQSLEPSTSQDRDRRVADLTMVWNVLDFGVSYISAKQQGDQRLIVQERRRKVINTIVQDVRSAYWRAVAAERLLKQIDSLMARVEQAQGNSQSMSEQRIGDPIQALGYQRSLIDAMRQLEEQRKALSLAKTELATLINLPLGSELTLAAPEDYPPPELKVNFARLEQEALASRPELREQDYQARISTAETRKAMLRMLPGLEFSAGGHYDSNSFLVDQRWADLGVKVTWNLFNVISAPAAIDVAKAGEKVATARRQAMSIAVLAQLYVANANYRESQRQFNTSQKLATIDQQILTQMRNRYKAAGLGELDLIQGELVTLQADLRRDLAYADLRNAYGQIFASAGLDPLPAEINSTSVQSIADALASRESEWAMGTIAQPVGHAPTP is encoded by the coding sequence ATGAACAGAAGTCAAAAGTTAGTCAGTGCCGGCTTGCTGGCATTGATGGTCAGCGGCTGCGCGGTCACCAGCGATCCGATTGAGCGCAGTGTCAGTGAGCAGCGGGCAAAAACCGATTTGCAAAACATGTACAAGGATCAGGAACCTCTTAGCGGTCCGCTGACCCTGCACCAAGCGATGGCCCGGGCAGTGAAGTACAACCTCGAAGGTCGGCTGAAGATCATGGAGGAAGCGCTGGCCAATCGTCAGCTGGACCTCGCCAGCTTCGACATGCTGCCGCGCATGGCGGTATCGGCCGGATACGCCGGACGTACCAACACCAGTGCGTCCAGCAGCCAGAGTGTCAGTACGGGCACCCAGTCCCTTGAACCGTCCACCTCCCAAGACCGCGACCGCCGCGTAGCCGACCTGACCATGGTGTGGAACGTGCTCGACTTCGGCGTCAGCTACATTAGCGCCAAGCAGCAAGGCGACCAGAGGCTGATCGTCCAAGAACGTCGTCGCAAAGTCATCAATACCATCGTTCAGGACGTGCGCTCGGCCTATTGGCGTGCGGTGGCGGCTGAGCGTCTGCTCAAGCAGATCGACAGCCTGATGGCCCGAGTCGAGCAAGCTCAGGGCAACAGCCAGAGCATGAGCGAACAACGCATCGGTGATCCGATTCAGGCGTTGGGTTACCAGCGTTCGTTGATTGATGCCATGCGCCAATTGGAAGAGCAACGCAAGGCGTTATCCTTGGCCAAAACCGAGTTGGCGACCTTGATCAACCTGCCGTTGGGCTCAGAGTTGACCTTGGCCGCGCCAGAGGATTACCCGCCGCCGGAATTGAAAGTCAATTTCGCCCGTCTTGAGCAGGAAGCGTTGGCCAGCCGTCCGGAATTGCGTGAGCAGGATTATCAGGCTCGCATCAGCACCGCCGAAACCCGCAAGGCCATGCTGCGTATGCTGCCCGGCCTAGAGTTTTCGGCTGGCGGACATTACGACAGTAACTCGTTCCTGGTTGATCAGCGTTGGGCCGATTTAGGGGTCAAGGTCACGTGGAACCTGTTCAACGTAATTTCTGCTCCGGCGGCTATCGATGTGGCCAAGGCGGGTGAGAAAGTCGCTACGGCACGTCGTCAGGCGATGTCGATCGCGGTATTGGCTCAGCTGTATGTAGCTAACGCCAACTACCGGGAATCCCAGCGCCAGTTCAACACCAGCCAGAAACTGGCGACCATCGACCAGCAGATCCTGACCCAAATGCGCAACCGGTATAAGGCTGCGGGCTTGGGCGAACTAGATTTGATCCAGGGTGAACTGGTCACCTTGCAGGCCGACCTGCGTCGCGATTTGGCATACGCTGACTTGCGTAACGCTTACGGGCAGATCTTCGCCAGCGCCGGGCTTGACCCGTTGCCAGCAGAAATCAATTCGACCAGTGTTCAGTCCATTGCCGACGCGTTGGCCAGTCGTGAATCTGAGTGGGCAATGGGTACGATTGCGCAGCCAGTCGGACACGCTCCGACACCGTAG
- a CDS encoding YifB family Mg chelatase-like AAA ATPase — protein sequence MSLAIVLSRAQVGVEAPAVTVECHLANGLPALTLVGLPEGAVRESKDRVRSAILNSGFQFPARRITLNLAPADLPKDGGRFDLAIALGLLAASAQLPALALQGVECLGELALSGCIRPIQGVLPAALAARAAGHTLIVPTANAEEACLASGLRVLAVNDLRQLVAHFNGQAPIIPYVSSGLLHQSKPYPDLDEVQGQTAAKRALLVAAAGAHNLLFSGPPGTGKTLLASRLPGLLPPLDEHEALEVAAIQSVASQTPLTSWPLRPFRQPHHSASGAALVGGGSRPQPGEITLAHHGVLFLDELPEFDRKVLEVLREPLESGHIVIARARDRVRFPARFQLVAAMNPCPCGYLGEPSGRCRCSTEQIQRYRNKLSGPLLDRIDLHLTVAREATALNPGPQTGDDTATAATLVAQARHRQQQRQGCPNAFLDLPGLRKHCPLSTEDETWLETACERLTLSLRAAHRLLKVARTLADLEQVDGIARHHLAEALQYRPSGY from the coding sequence ATGTCTCTAGCCATCGTCCTCAGTCGTGCCCAAGTAGGCGTGGAAGCACCTGCCGTTACCGTCGAATGTCACTTAGCCAACGGTTTGCCGGCGTTAACGCTAGTGGGGCTGCCCGAAGGTGCAGTCAGAGAAAGTAAGGACCGAGTACGCAGTGCCATCTTAAATTCAGGTTTTCAATTTCCAGCACGTCGGATCACGCTGAATCTCGCACCCGCTGATTTGCCCAAAGACGGCGGACGCTTTGATCTTGCTATTGCATTAGGGTTGTTGGCTGCCAGTGCGCAATTACCCGCGCTCGCCTTGCAGGGCGTGGAATGTTTGGGTGAGTTGGCTTTGTCAGGGTGCATTCGACCGATTCAAGGCGTGTTGCCTGCAGCGTTGGCAGCACGGGCGGCAGGCCATACGTTAATCGTGCCTACCGCGAACGCTGAAGAGGCGTGTCTGGCTTCCGGCTTAAGAGTCCTCGCCGTCAACGACCTACGTCAGTTGGTGGCGCATTTCAACGGCCAGGCACCGATCATCCCCTATGTATCCAGCGGCCTATTGCACCAGAGCAAACCTTATCCGGACTTAGATGAGGTACAGGGCCAAACTGCCGCCAAACGTGCGCTCCTGGTCGCAGCGGCCGGGGCGCACAATCTTCTTTTCAGCGGGCCGCCTGGCACCGGTAAGACACTTCTCGCCAGCCGCTTGCCCGGCTTGCTGCCGCCGCTGGATGAACATGAAGCGTTGGAAGTGGCGGCGATTCAGTCGGTTGCCAGTCAGACGCCTCTAACCAGTTGGCCGCTTCGACCTTTTCGACAACCGCATCACTCAGCCTCCGGCGCCGCGCTGGTGGGCGGCGGCAGTCGGCCTCAGCCGGGGGAAATAACCCTTGCCCACCATGGAGTGTTGTTTCTCGATGAGTTGCCCGAGTTCGACCGCAAAGTGCTGGAGGTGCTGCGTGAACCGCTGGAGTCCGGCCATATCGTCATTGCTCGGGCCCGAGACAGAGTGCGTTTTCCGGCGCGTTTCCAGTTGGTCGCCGCAATGAACCCTTGCCCCTGTGGCTATCTCGGTGAACCGAGCGGTCGCTGCCGGTGCTCGACGGAGCAAATCCAGCGTTACCGCAACAAATTGTCCGGCCCACTGCTGGATCGGATCGACTTGCACCTGACCGTCGCCCGTGAAGCTACCGCGCTCAACCCAGGCCCGCAAACCGGCGACGACACGGCTACAGCTGCAACGCTTGTCGCACAGGCCCGCCACCGACAACAACAACGTCAAGGTTGCCCCAACGCCTTTCTAGACTTACCGGGACTGCGCAAACATTGCCCCTTATCAACCGAAGATGAGACGTGGCTGGAAACCGCCTGCGAGCGCCTGACCCTTTCACTCAGGGCTGCGCACCGTCTGCTGAAAGTGGCGCGGACCTTGGCTGATTTGGAGCAAGTCGATGGGATTGCCCGTCATCATCTGGCCGAAGCGTTGCAGTACCGGCCTTCGGGTTATTGA
- a CDS encoding accessory factor UbiK family protein, whose product MLAPKAFLDALSGHASRLFNGETPVPRTEFESQFKTLIQSGFSKLDLVSREEFDSQMAVLARTRARLEALESKVAEMEARLAPSAE is encoded by the coding sequence ATGCTCGCACCCAAAGCCTTCCTCGATGCCTTGAGCGGCCACGCCTCACGTTTGTTCAATGGCGAAACACCGGTTCCACGTACAGAATTCGAAAGTCAGTTCAAAACCCTAATACAAAGCGGGTTTAGCAAACTGGACCTGGTCAGCCGTGAAGAATTTGATAGCCAGATGGCCGTACTTGCCCGAACTCGCGCTCGTCTAGAAGCGCTGGAATCGAAAGTGGCCGAGATGGAAGCACGATTGGCTCCGTCGGCCGAGTGA
- the glnK gene encoding P-II family nitrogen regulator — protein MKLVTAIIKPFKLDDVRESLSEIGVQGITVTEVKGFGRQKGHTELYRGAEYVVDFLPKVKIDVAIDDKDLDRVIEAITKAANTGKIGDGKIFVVNLEQAIRIRTGETDTDAI, from the coding sequence ATGAAACTAGTCACTGCAATCATTAAGCCGTTCAAGTTGGACGATGTGCGCGAGTCGCTGTCCGAAATCGGCGTGCAGGGCATCACCGTCACTGAAGTGAAAGGCTTCGGTCGGCAGAAGGGTCACACCGAGTTGTATCGCGGTGCGGAATACGTAGTCGACTTCCTGCCTAAAGTAAAAATCGATGTCGCTATAGATGATAAGGATCTGGACCGGGTTATCGAGGCGATAACCAAAGCAGCCAACACCGGCAAGATTGGTGACGGGAAGATCTTCGTGGTTAATCTGGAACAGGCTATTCGCATCCGTACCGGCGAAACCGATACCGACGCAATCTAA
- a CDS encoding ammonium transporter — MTLRQFAGLGALLSLLIPGLALAADPVPVVAPVLNSGDTSWMLTSTALVLFMTIPGLALFYGGMVRSKNILAIMMQCFAITGLISILWVIYGYSIAFDTTGMEVNVVNYYSFIGSFGKAFLAGITPASITGPTALFPEAVFVTYQMTFAIITPALIVGAFADRMKFSSMLVFMTLWFTFVYAPIAHMVWSGPGALLGDWGVLDFAGGTVVHINAGVAGLVACLVLGKRKGYPATPMAPHNLGYTLMGAAMLWVGWFGFNAGSAAAANGTAGMAMLVTQIATAAAALGWMFAEWMTHGKPSALGIASGVVAGLVAITPAAGTVGPMGSLVIGLAAGVVCFFCATSLKRKLGYDDSLDAFGVHGIGGILGAILTGVFAAPAMGGFGTVTDIAAQVWIQCKGVGFTIIYTAIATFIILKVVDAVMGLRVTEEEEAVGLDLALHNERGYNL, encoded by the coding sequence ATGACTCTGCGTCAATTCGCAGGGCTAGGAGCCCTGCTGTCCCTTTTAATACCTGGTCTGGCCCTGGCGGCTGACCCGGTGCCCGTTGTCGCTCCAGTGCTCAATTCCGGCGATACGTCGTGGATGTTGACCTCGACGGCGCTGGTGTTGTTCATGACCATCCCCGGTCTGGCGCTGTTCTACGGTGGCATGGTTCGGTCCAAAAACATTCTCGCAATAATGATGCAGTGCTTCGCCATTACCGGTCTGATCAGCATCCTGTGGGTCATTTATGGCTACAGCATCGCGTTCGACACAACGGGCATGGAAGTAAACGTCGTTAATTACTACTCATTTATAGGCAGCTTCGGCAAAGCGTTCCTCGCAGGTATCACGCCAGCAAGCATCACTGGCCCAACCGCGCTGTTCCCTGAGGCCGTGTTTGTTACCTACCAGATGACTTTCGCCATCATCACCCCGGCGTTGATCGTCGGTGCATTTGCTGATCGCATGAAGTTCTCTTCAATGCTGGTCTTCATGACCCTTTGGTTCACCTTCGTGTATGCGCCGATTGCGCACATGGTCTGGAGTGGTCCGGGCGCACTGTTGGGCGATTGGGGTGTTCTCGACTTCGCTGGTGGCACCGTGGTTCACATCAACGCCGGTGTTGCTGGTCTGGTTGCCTGTCTGGTACTGGGCAAGCGTAAAGGCTACCCAGCTACACCGATGGCCCCGCATAACCTCGGTTACACATTGATGGGTGCCGCCATGTTGTGGGTTGGCTGGTTCGGTTTCAACGCCGGCTCCGCTGCTGCGGCCAACGGTACTGCCGGTATGGCAATGCTCGTTACCCAAATTGCTACCGCTGCTGCTGCGCTGGGCTGGATGTTCGCCGAGTGGATGACTCACGGTAAGCCAAGTGCCTTGGGCATCGCTTCGGGTGTGGTTGCCGGTCTGGTTGCCATTACTCCTGCAGCCGGTACTGTCGGCCCGATGGGCTCGTTGGTTATCGGTTTGGCAGCGGGCGTGGTCTGCTTCTTCTGCGCTACTAGCTTGAAACGCAAACTGGGCTACGATGACTCCCTGGACGCCTTCGGTGTACATGGTATCGGCGGTATCCTCGGCGCGATTTTGACCGGTGTGTTCGCAGCACCTGCCATGGGCGGCTTCGGCACTGTGACTGACATCGCGGCACAAGTCTGGATTCAATGCAAAGGCGTAGGGTTCACGATTATCTACACGGCGATTGCGACATTTATCATTCTCAAGGTGGTTGACGCGGTCATGGGCCTGCGTGTCACCGAAGAAGAAGAGGCTGTCGGCCTTGACCTTGCACTTCACAACGAGCGTGGCTACAACTTGTAA